A DNA window from Candidatus Protochlamydia naegleriophila contains the following coding sequences:
- a CDS encoding isopenicillin N synthase family dioxygenase, whose amino-acid sequence MTKILTIFFSLFCLFSWAEIKVLNLSDYTEGNAQQKAVFVKELKESLNQEGFFALKTPLVSQTAIDRAYESAAAFFSLPAQEKARYQGLLLNRGYKGFKLEPSRKVPDIQEYWHVGREFVQPQDLPYTIAPNLWPAVPCDFKPHMLAVYGQLEEVGNILLQAISEAMGERADFLLAETYQGDSILRVIHYLPEKHADLNWKAPHRDPNLLTIIAGITDPGLEIQQADGSWLAIQQKSPLLVVSASNMLENLSNGLFKSTPHRVVQKESKDRYAMPFFIHLRKDSHLAPRPASIKQTGGVARYPSLTVESALRDHHWFEKAKSHEGQE is encoded by the coding sequence ATGACTAAGATTTTAACGATTTTCTTCTCGTTATTTTGCCTATTTTCATGGGCAGAGATCAAAGTACTCAATTTAAGCGACTATACAGAGGGCAATGCTCAGCAAAAGGCTGTATTCGTTAAGGAGCTGAAAGAGTCTTTGAACCAAGAGGGGTTTTTTGCTCTTAAGACGCCGCTTGTCTCGCAAACAGCCATAGACCGGGCCTATGAATCTGCTGCTGCCTTTTTTTCCCTTCCTGCCCAGGAAAAGGCGCGCTATCAGGGCCTTTTACTCAATAGGGGGTACAAGGGATTTAAACTTGAGCCTAGCCGCAAGGTACCTGACATTCAGGAATATTGGCATGTGGGGCGGGAATTTGTTCAGCCCCAAGATCTTCCCTATACCATAGCACCCAATCTTTGGCCTGCAGTGCCATGCGATTTTAAACCTCACATGCTAGCAGTATATGGTCAATTGGAAGAGGTGGGTAATATTCTTTTACAGGCAATTAGCGAGGCTATGGGAGAAAGGGCTGATTTTTTATTGGCTGAGACGTATCAGGGCGATAGCATTTTGAGAGTCATCCACTACCTTCCAGAAAAGCATGCGGATCTGAATTGGAAAGCACCCCATCGCGATCCAAACCTTTTAACGATTATAGCAGGCATTACGGATCCTGGGCTTGAAATTCAGCAGGCAGACGGATCGTGGCTTGCCATTCAGCAAAAGAGCCCTCTTTTAGTCGTCTCGGCATCGAATATGCTCGAGAATCTTTCCAATGGCCTATTTAAAAGCACACCTCACCGCGTTGTCCAAAAAGAATCTAAGGATCGCTATGCGATGCCTTTTTTCATCCATTTGCGCAAAGATAGTCATTTGGCTCCCCGGCCTGCCTCTATCAAACAAACAGGCGGAGTCGCACGCTATCCTTCTTTAACTGTCGAAAGCGCGTTGCGCGATCACCACTGGTTTGAAAAAGCAAAGAGTCATGAAGGGCAAGAATAA
- the ispF gene encoding 2-C-methyl-D-erythritol 2,4-cyclodiphosphate synthase, producing MTVRTGIGQDSHRFLPIDSSKLCIIGGLIFDDAPGFNANSDGDVVFHAICNAITSLTGVLILGDIADDLCLKDGITDSEVYLLEAMKTLGRQRVTHVAVTIEAKKPKFKHRLLDLRKNIARVMKLDVSQVGVTATSGEGLTDFGCGDGVQAFAIVTTVESVE from the coding sequence ATGACTGTTCGTACAGGAATCGGCCAAGATAGCCACCGTTTTCTGCCCATTGATTCTTCCAAGCTGTGCATTATTGGCGGCTTAATTTTTGACGATGCTCCAGGCTTTAATGCCAATTCTGACGGAGATGTTGTGTTTCACGCCATTTGCAATGCCATCACCTCTTTAACAGGAGTCTTGATATTAGGCGACATTGCCGACGATTTATGCTTAAAAGATGGAATCACAGATAGCGAGGTTTACCTGCTGGAAGCCATGAAAACCTTAGGGCGGCAACGCGTAACTCATGTGGCCGTCACCATCGAAGCCAAAAAGCCCAAATTCAAACATCGCCTCCTAGACTTGAGAAAAAATATTGCAAGAGTCATGAAGCTCGATGTTTCCCAAGTCGGCGTCACAGCTACCTCGGGCGAAGGACTCACCGATTTTGGATGCGGAGATGGCGTTCAGGCATTTGCCATCGTCACAACTGTTGAGTCTGTAGAATAA
- a CDS encoding cysteine peptidase family C39 domain-containing protein translates to MNPLGPNYYNFYNPVFQETNSNENLSADIEKPSLNEVEEQALNLNEGNAPHPLEPIATNLVSERPDWVPQTAVSKIGTLSAQTFLYLLDKQQIAQEKGEALKWFFQQRKFPPVVSCDSFNIPAWIDLTRLDTPVDREGYATTFSEHGSQNSKFIQDTHLLSIFPVNTIRYLDPRSDAPASIYPVGIYSDSKVMIQQQATRGCVAACAAMMVEDHQRQCNLRSLISTNLATDAQLISWLKEAGLDAALYMIQGGIAELESFIKQHGSVACAANGELGGHAIILDQIDSNQATIRDPFHGWRIAISTQQFIAMGGTNPSIVYVKSTPNP, encoded by the coding sequence ATGAATCCACTTGGACCAAATTATTATAATTTTTATAACCCTGTTTTTCAAGAAACAAACTCTAATGAGAACTTGAGCGCTGATATAGAAAAACCGTCTTTGAATGAAGTTGAAGAACAGGCTTTAAATTTAAATGAAGGGAATGCTCCGCATCCTCTTGAGCCAATTGCTACAAACTTAGTCTCAGAACGTCCAGATTGGGTACCGCAAACAGCTGTTTCCAAAATCGGAACATTGAGTGCGCAAACTTTTCTATATTTGCTTGACAAGCAACAAATCGCACAAGAAAAGGGAGAAGCTTTAAAATGGTTTTTTCAACAACGAAAATTCCCTCCTGTAGTTAGCTGCGATTCTTTTAATATCCCCGCCTGGATTGATCTTACGCGGTTGGATACGCCAGTTGATAGAGAAGGATATGCAACCACCTTCAGTGAACATGGCTCACAGAATTCTAAGTTCATTCAGGATACACACCTTCTCTCTATTTTTCCTGTTAACACCATTCGTTATTTAGATCCCAGATCGGACGCTCCAGCTAGCATCTATCCCGTTGGCATCTATTCAGATAGCAAGGTCATGATTCAGCAGCAAGCGACAAGAGGTTGTGTTGCAGCCTGTGCCGCTATGATGGTCGAAGATCATCAACGTCAATGTAATTTGCGAAGTTTGATATCAACCAATTTAGCCACCGACGCGCAACTTATCTCATGGCTGAAGGAAGCTGGCCTCGATGCAGCCTTGTATATGATTCAAGGCGGTATTGCGGAATTGGAAAGTTTCATCAAACAACACGGATCAGTTGCTTGTGCGGCTAATGGAGAATTGGGAGGCCATGCAATTATTTTAGATCAAATAGACTCTAACCAAGCCACTATCCGAGATCCTTTCCACGGCTGGCGCATTGCCATTTCAACCCAGCAATTCATCGCGATGGGTGGAACAAATCCCTCAATTGTTTATGTCAAATCGACTCCTAATCCTTAA